The proteins below come from a single Stigmatopora argus isolate UIUO_Sarg chromosome 11, RoL_Sarg_1.0, whole genome shotgun sequence genomic window:
- the dnajc9 gene encoding dnaJ homolog subfamily C member 9: MGLLDRCQALFRTASLYEVLGINKEATEAEIRRSYYKASLKVHPDRAPDDPLATEKFQVLSKLYTVLSDKEQRAVYDEQGLVDEESDALSENCCWEDCWRKLFPKITVQDILDFEKTYKGSDEERKDLLRLYTQHGGDMDAILASLLCGSQDDEPRLADIIRAAVKDGEVDEFPAFAQETDKKKRARRKRADREREEAEEMQKEMGLNQDEDSLTMMIKQKHASREKNFNSFLSDLEAKYAKKGGKSSKRGKK; the protein is encoded by the exons ATGGGTTTACTCGACCGGTGCCAGGCGCTGTTCAGAACGGCGAGTCTGTACGAGGTGCTGGGCATCAACAAGGAGGCGACTGAAGCGGAGATCCGCCGGAGCTACTACAAAGCGTCGCTAAAGGTCCATCCGGATCGAGCCCCTGATGACCCACTGGCGACTGAGAAATTTCAG GTGCTGAGCAAGTTGTACACAGTTCTGAGCGACAAGGAACAGCGGGCCGTCTACGACGAGCAGGGCCTGGTTGACGAAGAATCTGACGCCTTGAGTGAGAACTGCTGTTGGGAGGACTGCTGGAGGAAGCTCTTTCCAAAG ATTACAGTGCAGGACATCCTCGACTTCGAGAAAACGTACAAAGGATCCGATGAAGAAAGGAAGGACTTACTCAGACTATACACGCAGCATGGAGGAGACATGGACGCCATCCTGGCTTCGTTGCTGTGCGGCTCGCAGGATGACGAGCCCAGGCTGGCGGACATCATCCGGGCGGCTGTTAAGGACGGCGAAGTGGACGAATTCCCTGCCTTCGCGCAGGAGACCGACAAGAAGAAGAGAGCTCGGAGGAAGAGG GCGGACAGAGAGCGAGAAGAAGCAGAAGAGATGCAGAAGGAAATGGGGCTCAACCAGGATGAAGACAGCCTCACGATGATGATCAAG caaaaacatgcatccagGGAGAAGAACTTCAATAGTTTCCTATCTGACTTGGAGGCCAAGTACGCCAAAAAAGGTGGTAAATCCTCAAAGAGAGGAAAGAAGTAG